A single window of Leptolyngbya ohadii IS1 DNA harbors:
- a CDS encoding RpoD/SigA family RNA polymerase sigma factor, giving the protein MTNSLMDMTNSLQLMTYDEPDLLHHNPIDLRSIEQVEAQSTAEDGGVMVEFDSNEIEELLTNPASGYRKTVSDDAVGAFFKEMARYPLLKPDEEIELARRVKFLADVETLRNRLQKQLGQAPTKKDIAAALELSERQLEHRLYLSRVAKRKMIRSNLRLVVSIAKRYLNRGVPFLDLIQEGALGLNRATEKFDPDKGYKFSTYAYWWIRQGITRTIANDARTIRLPIHIVEKLNKLKKAHRELRKELNRNPTEAELAEALEMTPEQLRNLQQVRRRSLSLNHRVGKGEDTELMELLEDNSTQSPEAQMSEAMMRQEIYSVLGEVLTERERDIIALRYGLTTGETHTLEEVGGIFNLSRERVRQIQTKAMRKLRRPQVAARLKSWLR; this is encoded by the coding sequence ATGACAAACAGCCTTATGGACATGACAAACTCCCTTCAGCTAATGACCTACGACGAGCCAGATTTGCTCCACCATAATCCAATTGATCTGCGATCGATCGAGCAAGTCGAAGCGCAGTCAACGGCGGAAGATGGCGGAGTCATGGTCGAATTTGATTCCAACGAAATTGAGGAATTGTTAACCAACCCTGCCTCTGGATACCGCAAAACGGTGTCGGATGATGCAGTGGGAGCATTCTTCAAGGAAATGGCACGCTATCCGCTGCTGAAGCCCGATGAAGAGATTGAACTGGCACGGCGCGTTAAGTTCCTGGCAGATGTGGAAACGCTGCGGAACCGTCTGCAAAAGCAGCTTGGACAAGCCCCCACAAAGAAGGACATCGCGGCAGCTCTGGAACTGTCCGAACGGCAGCTTGAGCATCGGCTGTATCTGAGCCGGGTGGCAAAACGGAAAATGATTCGCTCGAACCTGCGGCTGGTGGTGTCGATCGCCAAACGCTATTTGAACCGAGGCGTACCGTTCCTGGATCTGATTCAGGAGGGGGCACTGGGGCTAAACCGCGCCACTGAAAAGTTTGATCCCGATAAGGGCTACAAGTTCTCAACCTATGCGTACTGGTGGATTCGCCAGGGGATCACCCGCACGATCGCCAATGATGCCCGCACGATTCGTCTGCCGATTCACATTGTCGAAAAGCTGAACAAGCTCAAAAAAGCGCACCGGGAACTGCGGAAGGAACTCAACCGCAACCCCACGGAAGCGGAACTGGCGGAAGCTCTGGAAATGACTCCGGAACAGCTTCGTAATTTGCAGCAGGTTCGGCGGCGATCGCTCTCCCTCAACCATAGAGTCGGTAAGGGCGAAGATACAGAACTGATGGAGCTGCTGGAAGACAACAGCACCCAATCGCCGGAAGCTCAGATGAGTGAAGCGATGATGCGCCAGGAAATCTACTCTGTATTAGGGGAAGTCCTGACGGAGCGGGAACGGGATATTATTGCGCTGCGCTATGGCCTGACCACGGGCGAAACCCATACTCTGGAGGAAGTTGGTGGCATCTTCAACCTGTCACGGGAGCGGGTGCGGCAAATTCAAACCAAAGCGATGCGGAAGCTGCGTCGTCCCCAGGTGGCGGCTCGTCTGAAAAGCTGGCTGCGGTAG
- a CDS encoding GNAT family N-acetyltransferase: MTSAQPTQLLIRAAQPNDVADIFDLIKALAEYEKLSHQVTGNIELLKQHLFGNRPCIEAIVADIGGNSVGFALFFTSYSTFLTKPGLYLEDLFVLPEYRGQGIGKALLSHLAKLVRERDYGRLEWSVLDWNAPAIGFYERMGATVLPDWRICRVTGEAIGQLADRD, translated from the coding sequence ATGACTTCTGCTCAACCCACCCAACTTTTGATCCGTGCGGCACAACCCAATGACGTCGCGGATATTTTTGACTTGATTAAAGCTTTGGCGGAGTACGAAAAGCTGTCCCATCAGGTGACAGGCAATATTGAGCTGCTGAAGCAGCATTTGTTTGGCAATCGTCCCTGCATTGAGGCGATCGTGGCGGATATCGGCGGAAACTCTGTGGGGTTTGCTCTGTTTTTCACTAGCTATTCTACTTTTCTGACCAAGCCCGGACTCTATCTGGAAGATCTGTTTGTGCTGCCCGAATATCGGGGACAGGGGATCGGGAAGGCGCTACTCTCCCACCTTGCCAAACTGGTACGGGAGCGGGACTACGGACGACTGGAATGGAGTGTTTTAGACTGGAATGCTCCGGCGATCGGCTTTTATGAACGCATGGGGGCAACGGTGCTGCCCGACTGGAGAATCTGCCGCGTCACGGGTGAGGCGATCGGGCAACTGGCAGATAGGGATTAA
- a CDS encoding sensor histidine kinase encodes MFQATRRRLAIWYTGVTAVLLLLFAIGVYSYVRNTLVERIDDTLSHVVEVVQRSLVIEPVNPDDLLGNPRLKVNLEASFRSNAEAVEDDHIDLEWFSPTGEVLWSTFSTPPNVPLRPSSGETVRIQDDQLLRQVTQRVQIGRQVLGYLRVSHPWFEVTKPTRQLMLDLSLWMIAGLIAVAGIGWLLSGLAIAPVKDSYQRLRQFTADASHELRNPIAVIQTNVQVALADPDPSLQQDQLQVIERLTRRLGRLVDDLLFLARQDSGITPLKSDPIDLDYLLKEVIEEQQAIATDKKLALSFNPPTNKEGYRMQGDRDQLSRLFTNLIGNAIQYTPANGEVEVMLQRLKPNGILQIQVKDTGIGIPTESLPLLFDRFYRVDPARSSPGNKTSGKTTGSGLGLAIAKVIVENHHGQIQLESTVNQGTTFTVTLPSSRPESRISIA; translated from the coding sequence ATGTTTCAGGCAACGCGGCGACGGCTGGCAATCTGGTACACGGGGGTAACGGCGGTTCTGCTGCTGCTGTTTGCGATCGGCGTTTATTCCTACGTGCGAAACACGCTGGTTGAACGCATTGATGACACTCTGAGCCATGTCGTGGAAGTGGTGCAGCGATCGCTCGTGATCGAACCTGTGAATCCGGATGATCTGCTGGGGAATCCGCGTCTGAAGGTGAACCTGGAAGCCAGTTTTCGCAGCAATGCTGAAGCGGTGGAGGATGACCATATTGATCTGGAGTGGTTCAGTCCCACCGGGGAAGTGCTGTGGTCTACTTTCTCGACTCCGCCCAATGTGCCTTTGCGTCCGAGCAGCGGTGAAACTGTGCGAATCCAGGACGATCAGCTACTCCGGCAGGTGACGCAGCGGGTGCAGATAGGGCGGCAGGTGTTGGGCTATTTGCGGGTCAGCCATCCCTGGTTTGAGGTGACAAAACCCACGCGCCAATTGATGCTCGACCTGAGCCTCTGGATGATTGCCGGTTTGATCGCGGTTGCCGGAATTGGCTGGCTGCTGTCCGGTTTGGCGATCGCCCCCGTCAAGGATTCCTATCAGCGGTTGCGCCAGTTTACCGCCGATGCTTCCCACGAACTGCGAAACCCGATCGCCGTTATTCAAACCAACGTTCAGGTTGCCCTCGCCGACCCCGATCCCTCGCTCCAGCAGGATCAGCTCCAGGTGATCGAACGGCTGACGCGCCGCCTGGGACGACTGGTAGACGATCTACTATTCCTGGCACGGCAGGACAGCGGCATTACTCCCCTCAAGTCCGACCCGATCGACCTGGATTATTTGCTCAAAGAAGTCATCGAAGAACAGCAGGCGATCGCCACCGATAAAAAGCTTGCCCTCAGCTTCAACCCCCCGACGAATAAGGAAGGCTACCGGATGCAGGGCGATCGGGATCAGCTTTCTCGTCTGTTCACGAATCTGATTGGTAACGCAATCCAATACACCCCCGCAAACGGCGAAGTCGAAGTCATGCTGCAACGCCTGAAGCCCAACGGCATCCTCCAAATCCAGGTAAAGGACACGGGCATTGGCATCCCGACAGAATCGCTGCCCCTCCTGTTCGATCGCTTCTATCGCGTTGATCCCGCCCGCAGTTCCCCTGGTAACAAGACCAGCGGCAAAACTACCGGATCGGGACTGGGATTGGCGATTGCCAAAGTCATCGTCGAAAATCACCACGGACAAATTCAGCTAGAAAGCACCGTTAACCAGGGCACGACTTTTACCGTAACGCTGCCCAGTTCTCGCCCGGAATCCCGAATTTCGATCGCTTAA